A single window of Sparus aurata chromosome 12, fSpaAur1.1, whole genome shotgun sequence DNA harbors:
- the car15 gene encoding carbonic anhydrase 15 isoform X1 translates to MIWTAALLTTVLSLVRSEDYCYDEPDCDPYAWGDTFPSCHPLLGVHHSPINLDDQMVRNESLGPLHLEGFDEIQTGHWTLQNDGHSVLLHVGSGMSVSGGGLPDVYHTIQLHFHWGGPATNGSEHTVDRRRYPMEVHIVSMKSIHPNVTAALEDPTGLAVLGFFIDVVYADNVHFGHISQKLSSVAYKGQTTKVKPFPLMSLLPKHNMTQYYRYYGSLTTPPCAQAVVWTLYEVPIYISWSQLAQFTSQIFSTEEDAEQVTPLQNNFRHIHPTFSRIVSVSKDAKLLTGTAGHPLRSALSVHLLQIILLGSFVSRL, encoded by the exons ATGATCTGGACCGCTGCTCTCCTCACGACTGTCCTCTCACTCGTTCGTTCAG AAGACTACTGTTACGATGAGCCAGACTGTG ATCCTTACGCATGGGGAGACACGTTCCCATCTTGTCACCCCTTACTTGGAGTGCATCACTCTCCCATCAATCTGGACGACCAGATGGTCAGGAACGAGTCTCTGGGACCTTTACATCTGGAGGGCTTCGACGAGATCCAAACGGGCCACTGGACGCTTCAGAACGACGGACACTCTG TCCTGCTGCATGTTGGCAGTGGCATGTCGGTGAGCGGCGGAGGTCTTCCAGATGTGTACCACACCATCCAGCTGCACTTCCACTGGGGAGGCCCGGCCACCAACGGCTCCGAGCACACGGTGGACAGACGCAGATACCCGATGGAG GTGCACATCGTCAGCATGAAGTCCATCCATCcgaatgtgacagcagccttgGAAGACCCAACGGGACTAGCTGTTCTTGGGTTCTTCATTGAT GTCGTTTATGCAGACAACGTGCACTTTGGACACATATCACAAAAGCTGTCGTCCGTCGCTTACAAAG GCCAAACTACTAAAGTGAAGCCATTCCCGCTGATGAGCCTCCTGCCGAAGCACAACATGACTCAGTATTACCGTTATTACGGCAGCCTCACCACTCCTCCGTGTGCTCAAGCGGTCGTATGGACCCTCTACGAAGTCCCTATCTACATCTCGTGGTCCCAG CTGGCTCAGTTTACCTCACAGATCttctccacagaggaggatgcagagCAGGTGACCCCCCTGCAGAACAACTTCAGACACATCCACCCCACCTTCAGTCGCATCGTGTCCGTGTCCAAAGATGCCAAACTCCTCACAGGGACGGCCGGTCATCCCCTCAGGTCCGCGTTGTCAGTGCATCTGCTTCAAATCATCTTGCTGGGAAGCTTCGTCTCCAGACTTTAG
- the car15 gene encoding carbonic anhydrase 15 isoform X2, whose amino-acid sequence MIWTAALLTTVLSLVRSDYCYDEPDCDPYAWGDTFPSCHPLLGVHHSPINLDDQMVRNESLGPLHLEGFDEIQTGHWTLQNDGHSVLLHVGSGMSVSGGGLPDVYHTIQLHFHWGGPATNGSEHTVDRRRYPMEVHIVSMKSIHPNVTAALEDPTGLAVLGFFIDVVYADNVHFGHISQKLSSVAYKGQTTKVKPFPLMSLLPKHNMTQYYRYYGSLTTPPCAQAVVWTLYEVPIYISWSQLAQFTSQIFSTEEDAEQVTPLQNNFRHIHPTFSRIVSVSKDAKLLTGTAGHPLRSALSVHLLQIILLGSFVSRL is encoded by the exons ATGATCTGGACCGCTGCTCTCCTCACGACTGTCCTCTCACTCGTTCGTTCAG ACTACTGTTACGATGAGCCAGACTGTG ATCCTTACGCATGGGGAGACACGTTCCCATCTTGTCACCCCTTACTTGGAGTGCATCACTCTCCCATCAATCTGGACGACCAGATGGTCAGGAACGAGTCTCTGGGACCTTTACATCTGGAGGGCTTCGACGAGATCCAAACGGGCCACTGGACGCTTCAGAACGACGGACACTCTG TCCTGCTGCATGTTGGCAGTGGCATGTCGGTGAGCGGCGGAGGTCTTCCAGATGTGTACCACACCATCCAGCTGCACTTCCACTGGGGAGGCCCGGCCACCAACGGCTCCGAGCACACGGTGGACAGACGCAGATACCCGATGGAG GTGCACATCGTCAGCATGAAGTCCATCCATCcgaatgtgacagcagccttgGAAGACCCAACGGGACTAGCTGTTCTTGGGTTCTTCATTGAT GTCGTTTATGCAGACAACGTGCACTTTGGACACATATCACAAAAGCTGTCGTCCGTCGCTTACAAAG GCCAAACTACTAAAGTGAAGCCATTCCCGCTGATGAGCCTCCTGCCGAAGCACAACATGACTCAGTATTACCGTTATTACGGCAGCCTCACCACTCCTCCGTGTGCTCAAGCGGTCGTATGGACCCTCTACGAAGTCCCTATCTACATCTCGTGGTCCCAG CTGGCTCAGTTTACCTCACAGATCttctccacagaggaggatgcagagCAGGTGACCCCCCTGCAGAACAACTTCAGACACATCCACCCCACCTTCAGTCGCATCGTGTCCGTGTCCAAAGATGCCAAACTCCTCACAGGGACGGCCGGTCATCCCCTCAGGTCCGCGTTGTCAGTGCATCTGCTTCAAATCATCTTGCTGGGAAGCTTCGTCTCCAGACTTTAG